The following are encoded in a window of Rosa chinensis cultivar Old Blush chromosome 4, RchiOBHm-V2, whole genome shotgun sequence genomic DNA:
- the LOC112196883 gene encoding uncharacterized protein LOC112196883, with protein MCRTVFTEGSSISWCPKLVTFPSRAGASALVSSSAESLPLMLPSNSNNGHDHHPGSLLFPQLGDLRFEGCQLSISDFLTNLDCVSNLRTLNLSGSSFDSLPACISKFRELEYLNLAGCKRLRDISELPPNIRGITLDDCVSLERFSKLSNILEQKDTPGFLRRMNLSNCNRLMDNLGMDVVSKMAKALPYQLVRAGLDQHVKFWNLILPNLQEIEVPNWFDGVEVDTSVLPVHDPEYDICEILIKIPRNLKAERIGLVVCVVFELPQDFLYDDNRCVVTVVIDKKNYYSSRNYIELKATESSSHDNVCVCLTCIAFKELEVVDPVVRVCFKGSDGLLLKSFGVHLANMKEDHGSGEDLERERYRQSNASISDQVALHAEGAAVASLVSDDSNYGEVHDDHHNGEQEQEREQEPHLPTERFEDLQGRAMLRFLRCFGITCL; from the exons ATGTGCCGCACGGTGTTTACGGAGGGCTCCAGCATCTCTTGGTGTCCAAAACTGGTGACATTTCCAAGTAGGGCAGGGGCGAGCGCTTTGGTTTCATCAAGTGCAGAATCTCTTCCTTTGATGCTTCCATCTAATTCAAACAATGGGCATGATCATCATCCTGGTTCATTATTGTTTCCCCAGCTAGGGGATCTACGATTTGAAGGATGCCAATTATCAATCTCTGATTTCCTAACGAATCTTGACTGTGTGTCCAACTTACGGACTCTTAATCTATCAGGAAGCAGTTTTGATAGTCTTCCGGCATGCATCAGCAAATTTCGCGAATTGGAATATCTTAATTTGGCTGGTTGCAAGAGGCTTCGAGACATTTCAGAACTTCCACCAAATATACGAGGAATAACCCTGGATGATTGCGTATCGTTGGAAAGATTTTCAAAATTGTCAAATATACTGGAACAGAAAGACACTCCGGGATTTCTTCGAAGGATGAACTTGTCTAATTGCAATAGACTGATGGATAATCTTGGCATGGACGTGGTGTCGAAGATGGCAAAAGCATTACCGTATCA GCTGGTGCGTGCCGGCTTAGATCAGCATGTGAAGTTCTGGAATCTTATTCTTCCAAACCTCCAGGAAATTGAAGTTCCAAATTGGTTTGATGGGGTTGAGGTGGACACAAGTGTGCTTCCTGTTCATGACCCTGAGTATGATATATgtgaaattttgataaaaatcCCCAGGAATCTGAAGGCTGAGAGAATAGGATTGGTTGTCTGTGTTGTTTTTGAACTTCCCCAAGATTTTTTATATGATGATAATCGTTGTGTAGTGACGGTTGTGATTGATAAAAAGAATTATTACTCTAGTCGCAACTACATTGAATTAAAAGCGACAGAGTCATCATCTCATGATAATGTATGTGTGTGTCTGACATGTATTGCTTTCAAGGAGCTAGAGGTGGTGGATCCTGTGGTTCGAGTATGTTTTAAGGGCAGTGATGGATTGCTCCTAAAGAGTTTTGGGGTCCACCTGGCTAATATGAAAGAGGATCATGGAAGTGGTGAAGACTTGGAACGAGAAAGATATAGGCAGAGCAATGCTAGCATTTCTGATCAGGTGGCTTTGCACGCAGAAGGGGCAGCTGTAGCATCATTAGTATCAGATGACAGCAATTACGGGGAAGTACACGATGATCATCACAATGgggaacaagaacaagaacgaGAACAGGAACCTCATCTACCAACAGAAAGATTTGAAGACTTGCAAGGCAGAGCAATGTTACGATTTTTGAGGTGCTTTGGAATTACCTGCTTGTGA